The bacterium genome includes a window with the following:
- a CDS encoding nuclear transport factor 2 family protein produces the protein MKRSLIVLAVILAAVGLFLGVSRLIVTDEERIEAIVKEVSQAIANEDLAGCMRHVSDDFVYQPKHVNKARLAAHVQQIFARADDLKVTISQLEIDVEGESATITLRFRLLGAYVGRMDQFVGKRGFILGEPLKAARATLHLSKRPRTEAPAGGQAVWMLDRATEFNPGL, from the coding sequence ATGAAGCGGTCTCTGATCGTGCTGGCTGTGATATTGGCCGCGGTGGGCCTGTTTTTGGGAGTTTCCCGGTTGATCGTTACCGACGAGGAGCGCATCGAGGCTATCGTCAAGGAGGTCTCTCAGGCGATAGCGAATGAGGACCTCGCCGGCTGCATGCGGCATGTGAGCGATGATTTCGTGTATCAGCCAAAGCATGTGAATAAGGCGCGGCTTGCGGCCCACGTGCAGCAGATTTTCGCTCGAGCGGACGACCTGAAAGTTACCATCTCGCAGCTCGAGATCGACGTCGAGGGCGAGAGCGCAACAATTACACTGCGTTTCAGGTTACTTGGCGCCTACGTTGGCAGGATGGATCAGTTCGTGGGGAAGCGGGGCTTCATCCTGGGCGAGCCGTTGAAGGCCGCAAGAGCCACACTGCACCTCAGCAAGCGACCTCGCACAGAAGCACCAGCCGGCGGCCAAGCGGTCTGGATGCTCGACCGAGCTACCGAGTTCAACCCCGGCCTCTGA